From Phocoena phocoena chromosome 16, mPhoPho1.1, whole genome shotgun sequence, a single genomic window includes:
- the CDHR1 gene encoding cadherin-related family member 1 yields MGRGLRAVLALGLLFLRLAQANFAPYFFDNGVGSTNGNMALFSLPEDTPVGSHVYTLNGTDPEGDPVSYHISFDPSARSVFSVDPNFGNITLIEELDREREDEIEAIVSISDGLNLVAEKVTILVTDANDEAPRFIQEPYIVQVPEDTPAGSSIAKVRAVDRDTGSGGSVTYFLKNPHSTKFSVDRHSGVLRLQAGATLDYEKAPAHFIAVVAKDGGGRLRGASVVLSATTTVTVNVEDVQDMAPVFVGTPYYGYVYQDTLPGSEVLTVVAMDGDRGKPNRVLYSLVNGSDGAFEINETSGAISITQSPAQLRRAVYELHVQVAEVSSAGTPAAQAMAPVTIRIVDLNNHPPTFYGESGPQNRFELSMYEHPPQGEILRGLKITVNDSDQGANAKFNLRLVGPGGIFRVVPQTVLNEAQVTIVVENSATIDFEKFKVLTFKLLAIEVNTPEKFSSTADIVIQLLDTNDNVPKFTSHYYIARIPENAPGGSNVLAVTAVDPDTGPWGEVKYSIYGSGADLFLIHPSSGIIYTQPWASLDAEDTARYNFYVKAEDMEGRYSLAEVFVTLLDVNDHYPQFGKRVQEKTMVLGTPVKIEAIDQDAEEPNNLVDYSITHAEPANVFDIDTHTGEIRLKNSIRSLDALHNITPSGDHTWSLEVQAKDRGSPSFSTTALLKIDIIDTEMLSRNPMAAFLMQTKDNPMKAVGVLAGIMAIIVAITVLISTATFWRNKKSNKVLPVRRVLRKRPSPAPRTAGIKWLKFRRTKAADKFVLREDPPNENCNNNSLGSAPPPKVPAPPPPPSVAPSMGPAHWMVPTVSGSLAPQQPHPSPKPKALAKHKAAGRPVQSALVSELRQKFEKKNVHSEAYF; encoded by the exons CCCAGGCCAACTTCGCCCCCTACTTTTTCGACAACGGGGTGGGCAGCACCAACGGAAACATGGCCCTCTTCAGCCTCCCGGAGGACACTCCTGTGG GCTCTCATGTGTACACCCTGAATGGAACAGACCCCGAGGGAGACCCCGTCTCCTACCACATCAGCTTTGACCCCAGCGCTAGAAGTGTCTTTTCGGTTGACCCCAATTTTGGAAACATAACCCTGATTGAAGAGCTGGACAGAGAG AGGGAGGACGAGATTGAAGCTATTGTCAGCATTTCTGACGGCCTGAATCTG GTGGCGGAAAAAGTCACTATCCTGGTGACTGATGCCAATGACGAGGCACCCAGGTTCATCCAGGAGCCCTACATTGTCCAGGTTCCCGAG GACACACCTGCCGGGAGCAGTATCGCCAAGGTCCGTGCAGTGGACAGGGACACAGGTTCTGGAGGAAGTGTCACCTACTTCCTGAAG AATCCACACTCCACCAAGTTTTCTGTGGACCGCCACAGTGGTGTACTGCGCCTCCAGGCTGGGGCCACCCTGGACTACGAGAAGGCCCCGGCCCACTTCATTGCTGTGGTTGCCAAG GATGGCGGAGGGAGGCTGCGAGGGGCCAGCGTGGTGCTCTCGGCCACCACCACGGTTACAGTCAATGTGGAGGACGTGCAGGACATGGCCCCTGTCTTCGTGGGCACGCCCTACTACGGCTATGTGTACCAGGACACCCTTCCG GGCTCAGAGGTCCTGACCGTCGTCGCCATGGATGGAGATCGCGGCAAACCCAACCGTGTTCTCTACAGCCTCGTGAACG GCAGTGATGGAGCCTTTGAAATTAATGAGACGTCTGGAGCAATCTCCATCACCCAGAGCCCTGCCCAGCTCCGGAGAGCGGTGTATGAGCTGCATGTACAG gTGGCTGAGGTCAGCTCTGCAGGGACCCCAGCTGCCCAGGCCATGGCCCCTGTCACCATCCGGATCGTGGACCTCAACAACCATCCACCGACATTCTATGGAGAGAGTGGACCCCAGAACAGATTTGAGCTGTCCATGTATGAGCACCCGCCCCAGGGGGAGATCCTGCGGGGCCTCAAGATCACTGTCAATGACTCAGACCAG GGAGCCAATGCCAAATTCAACCTGCGGCTGGTGGGACCCGGGGGCATCTTCCGAGTGGTCCCCCAGACGGTCCTGAATGAAGCCCAAGTGACGATCGTTGTAGAGAACTCAGCCACCATTGACTTTGAAAAGTTCAAAGTGTTAACCTTCAAG ctcctggccaTCGAAGTGAACACCCCAGAGAAGTTCAGCTCCACAGCGGACATCGTGATCCAGCTCCTGGACACCAATGACAATGTCCCCAAGTTCACCTCCCACTACTACATTGCCAGGATCCCCGAGAATGCCCCAGGGGGCTCCAACGTGTTGGCTGTCACA GCCGTCGATCCAGACACAGGTCCCTGGGGTGAAGTCAAATACTCCATCTATGGATCCGGGGCAGACCT CTTCCTGATCCACCCATCCTCTGGGATCATCTACACCCAGCCCTGGGCCAGCCTGGACGCCGAGGACACTGCCAGGTACAACTTCTACGTGAAGGCAGAGGACATGGAGGGCAGGTACAGCCTAGCCGAGGTGTTCGTCACGCTGCTGGATGTCAATGACCACTACCCCCAGTTTGGAAAGCGCGTCCAGGAGAAGACAATGGTGCTGGGGACCCCAGTCAAAATTGAG GCCATAGACCAGGACGCAGAGGAGCCCAACAACCTGGTGGACTATTCCATCACCCACGCAGAGCCAGCCAACGTGTTCGACATCGATACACACACGGGGGAGATCCGGCTCAAGAACTCCATCCGCTCCCTGGATGCCCTGCACAACATCACACCCAGCGGGGACCACACGTGGTCACTAGAGGTGCAGGCCAAGGACCGCGGCTCCCCATCCTTCAGCACCACGGCCTTACTCAAGATTGACATCATAGACACTGAG ATGCTGTCCCGAAACCCCATGGCTGCCTTCCTGATGCAGACCAAAGACAACCCCATGAAGGCCGTGGGTGTGCTGGCCGGCATCATGGCCATTATTGTGGCCATAACCGTCCTCATCTCCACCGCCACCTTCTGGCGCAACAAGAAGTCCAACAAGGTCCTGCCGGTGCGGCGTGTGCTCCGCAAGCGGCCCAGCCCTGCACCCCGCACCGCCGGCATCAAGTGGCTCAAGTTCAGAAGGACCAAGGCCGCTGACAAGTTTGTGCTCAGAGAGGATCCTCCCAATGAGAACTGCAACAACAACAGCCTGGGAAGTGCACCGCCCCCCAAAGTCCCCgctccccctccaccacccagcgTGGCACCCAGCATGGGACCAGCCCATTGGATGGTGCCTACAGTCTCTGGCTCACTCGCCCCTCAGCAACCCCATCCATCACCAAAACCCAAGGCCTTGGCAAAACACAAGGCTGCGGGAAGACCCGTCCAGTCAGCTCTGGTCTCTGAGCTCAGGCAAAAGTTTGAGAAGAAGAATGTGCATAGCGAGGCTTACTTCTAG
- the LRIT2 gene encoding leucine-rich repeat, immunoglobulin-like domain and transmembrane domain-containing protein 2, producing MASVSHYFLLVLVFLDSHAAQLSCLPGCTCSEESFGRTLQCVSITLGKIPRKLPEEFKQVRIENSPLSELPRGSFITMSTLEYLWLNFNNLTVIHLGALEHLSELKELRLEGNKLRSVPWTEFRATPLLRVLDLKHNRIDALPELALQFLVNLTYLDLSSNRLTVVAKSVFLNWPAYQKHRQPGCETEILSSVMLALHDNPWLCDCRLRGLVQFVRSISLPVVLVNPYLMCRGPLSKAGQLFHETELSACMKPQISTPSANVSIRVGQNVTLRCLVQASPSPTIAWTYPLSKWREFDVLTSSPAEDAALSELVIPAAQLVDRGSYTCVASNSIGRSSCVISLHVQPAQAAPTLHSLFSTSEGNAYVDLRVVKQTVRGIVLEWFVAADTPEKWFTLYIGSDEARRKEVVHVGPGISTYLVDDLLPGTKYEVCLSLGRQPPRQGRCVVFVTGRDHGGLEGRERLLHTTVILCAVLLSVPVGAYVWAVQAPCSCREWGLRCCPHRRKAPRCPPAVPEHRDVSYRDHTAVCEDGLGHRGAEGEGDEERDVEGDSGPGGMVWASSP from the exons ATGGCTTCAGTTTCTCACTATTTCTTGCTAGTTCTGGTCTTTCTGGATTCACATGCAGCTCAGCTATCCTGTCTGCCAGGATGTACCTGCTCAGAGGAGAGTTTTGGCAG GACTCTGCAGTGCGTGTCTATCACTTTGGGAAAGATCCCAAGGAAACTTCCTGAAGAGTTCAAGCAAGTGAGAATTGAAAATTCACCCTTATCTGAACTGCCCCGAGGGTCTTTCATCACCATGAGCACCTTGGAGTACCTTTGGCTCAATTTTAACAATCTCACTGTGATCCATCTAGGAGCCCTGGAGCACCTGTCAGAACTGAAAGAGCTGAGACTGGAGGGGAACAAACTCCGCTCAGTACCATGGACGGAGTTCCGTGCCACCCCGCTCCTGCGGGTCTTGGACCTCAAACACAACAGGATTGATGCACTCCCTGAACTGGCTCTTCAGTTCTTGGTCAACCTGACCTACCTTGACCTATCCTCCAATAGGCTTACAGTTGTAGCCAAGAGTGTCTTCTTGAACTGGCCAGCCTACCAGAAGCACCGGCAGCCTGGCTGTGAGACCGAGATCCTCTCCAGCGTGATGCTGGCGCTGCACGACAACCCCTGGTTATGTGACTGTCGTCTAAGGGGACTTGTCCAGTTTGTAAGGTCCATCAGTCTTCCAGTAGTCTTGGTGAATCCCTACCTCATGTGTCGAGGTCCTCTCTCCAAGGCAGGGCAGCTTTTTCATGAAACAGAGCTCAGTGCTTGCATGAAGCCGCAGATCTCAACCCCCAGTGCCAATGTCAGCATCCGGGTGGGACAGAATGTGACCCTGCGATGCTTGGTACAGGCTAGCCCCTCACCAACTATTGCCTGGACTTATCCTCTGAGCAAGTGGAGGGAATTTGATG TGTTGACCTCGTCTCCTGCAGAAGATGCTGCTCTGTCGGAGCTGGTCATACCTGCTGCCCAGCTGGTAGACAGGGGCAGTTACACCTGTGTAGCCTCCAACTCCATCGGCAGGAGCAGCTGTGTCATCTCCCTCCACGTCCAGCCCGCCCAGGCCGCGCCCACActccattctcttttctccacttcgGAGGGCAATGCCTACGTTGACCTGCGGGTGGTTAAGCAGACAGTGCGTGGGATCGTGCTGGAATGGTTTGTGGCGGCCGACACCCCTGAGAAGTGGTTCACCCTCTACATTGGGTCGGATGAAGCCCGCAGGAAGGAGGTCGTTCATGTCGGCCCAGGAATCAGCACATACTTGGTGGATGATCTCCTCCCTGGCACAAAATATGAGGTCTGCCTTAGCCTGGGGCGCCAGCCCCCACGCCAGGGCCGGTGTGTGGTCTTTGTGACGGGCCGAGACCACGGCGGGCTGGAGGGACGGGAGCGCCTCCTGCACACCACGGTGATCCTGTGTGCTGTGCTGCTCTCGGTGCCTGTGGGCGCCTATGTCTGGGCAGTCCAGGCTCCCTGCAGCTGCAGGGAATGGGGCTTGCGCTGCTGTCCTCATCGCAGGAAAGCCCCCAGATGCCCCCCGGCAGTCCCGGAGCACAGGGATGTCTCCTACAGAGACCACACAGCTGTCTGTGAAGATGGCCTGGGGCACAGAGgtgctgagggggagggggacgAGGAGAGAGATGTAGAGGGAGATAGTGGCCCGGGAGGAATGGTGTGGGCCTCCAGCCCCTAA